One window from the genome of Haloprofundus halobius encodes:
- a CDS encoding aminopeptidase produces MDPRIREHAQTIVDHSTDIDAGDNVVVHMPSEAEDLAVALHELIGDRGANPIYLNNSDRAERAFLRAREDEFDTPAHKLALYEEMDVYIVARSGGNVSEKADVDPETNAAFRRAEREILHERLSKTWCLTQYPTTGHAQLAGMSTEGYENFVWDAVTLDWDAQREFQQQMVDIMNDADEVRITSGDETALTMSLTGNETINDYGEANLPGGEVFTAPVKDSVEGDVHFDMPLYRYGREIEGARLTFEEGKVVAHSAERNEELLTSILDTDEGSRYLGELGIGMNRAIDTFTYNMLFDEKMGDTVHMAVGSAYEECVGEENELNESAEHVDMIVDMSENSTIEVDGEVVQRNGTFVFEENFE; encoded by the coding sequence ATGGACCCGCGTATCCGCGAACACGCACAGACCATCGTCGACCACTCGACGGACATCGACGCGGGCGACAACGTCGTCGTCCACATGCCGAGCGAAGCCGAGGACCTCGCCGTCGCGCTCCACGAACTCATCGGCGACCGCGGCGCGAACCCCATCTACCTCAACAACTCCGACCGCGCCGAGCGAGCGTTCCTCCGCGCACGCGAGGACGAGTTCGACACCCCGGCGCACAAACTCGCGCTCTACGAGGAGATGGACGTCTACATCGTCGCGCGAAGCGGCGGCAACGTCTCCGAGAAAGCCGACGTCGACCCAGAGACCAACGCCGCGTTCCGCCGGGCCGAACGGGAGATTCTCCACGAGCGACTCTCGAAGACGTGGTGTCTCACGCAGTACCCGACGACGGGCCACGCCCAGTTGGCAGGAATGAGCACCGAGGGCTACGAGAACTTCGTCTGGGACGCCGTCACGCTCGACTGGGACGCCCAGCGGGAGTTCCAACAGCAGATGGTCGACATCATGAACGACGCCGACGAGGTGCGCATCACCTCGGGCGACGAGACCGCCCTCACGATGAGTCTGACGGGTAACGAGACCATCAACGACTACGGCGAGGCGAACCTCCCCGGCGGCGAGGTGTTCACCGCACCCGTCAAGGACAGCGTCGAAGGCGACGTCCACTTCGACATGCCGCTGTACCGCTACGGCCGCGAAATCGAGGGCGCGCGCCTCACGTTCGAGGAAGGGAAGGTCGTCGCCCACAGCGCCGAGCGCAACGAAGAGCTACTGACGAGCATCCTCGACACCGACGAGGGGTCGCGCTACCTCGGCGAACTCGGCATCGGGATGAACCGCGCCATCGACACGTTCACCTACAACATGCTGTTCGACGAGAAGATGGGCGACACGGTCCACATGGCCGTCGGCAGCGCCTACGAGGAGTGTGTCGGCGAGGAGAACGAACTCAACGAGTCCGCCGAACACGTCGACATGATCGTCGACATGAGCGAGAACTCCACCATCGAAGTCGACGGGGAAGTGGTGCAGCGCAACGGCACGTTCGTGTTCGAAGAGAACTTCGAGTAG
- a CDS encoding DUF6293 family protein encodes MTTDAPVPLRVQVVPLGFEYARFRDPVLRWRADKVVAIEHADAADIDYLDAFLAELEGNDRIDLELRTCDIFDLYDALGSIAEAIDDHADDEVFVNLSGGSKITAIAGMIACMATGATPFYAKPDYGPDGREVPKDPLHATVESVFALPTYPIDAPSPTLVAFLLYVDAETDETTDPGGRSRGPNKRDLIDFARERDFDFVATSAATTEKAYYRLLDSRVLDPLLARGYVETERIGRRTRVTLTNDGENALRAFQHLVP; translated from the coding sequence ATGACTACGGACGCTCCGGTTCCGTTGCGCGTGCAGGTGGTCCCCCTCGGGTTCGAGTACGCCCGATTCCGCGACCCCGTGCTCCGGTGGCGCGCCGACAAGGTCGTCGCCATCGAACACGCCGACGCCGCCGACATCGACTATCTGGACGCGTTTCTCGCCGAGCTGGAGGGGAACGACCGCATCGACCTCGAACTCCGGACGTGCGACATTTTCGACCTCTACGACGCGCTCGGAAGCATCGCCGAAGCCATCGACGACCACGCCGACGACGAGGTGTTCGTCAACCTCTCGGGGGGTAGCAAGATCACCGCTATCGCGGGGATGATCGCCTGCATGGCGACCGGTGCGACGCCGTTCTACGCCAAACCCGACTACGGCCCCGACGGCCGGGAGGTCCCCAAGGACCCACTGCACGCCACGGTCGAGTCGGTGTTCGCGCTGCCAACGTACCCTATCGACGCGCCCTCGCCGACGCTCGTCGCGTTCCTCTTGTACGTCGACGCCGAAACCGACGAGACGACCGACCCCGGCGGCCGCTCCCGCGGACCGAACAAGAGAGATCTCATCGACTTCGCGCGCGAACGCGACTTCGACTTTGTCGCGACCTCAGCGGCGACGACCGAGAAAGCCTACTACCGACTGCTCGACTCGCGCGTCCTCGACCCGCTTCTCGCCCGCGGCTACGTCGAAACCGAGCGCATCGGACGCCGGACGCGCGTCACGCTCACGAACGACGGCGAGAACGCGCTCCGGGCGTTCCAGCATCTCGTCCCGTGA
- a CDS encoding DMT family transporter — protein MNTDVETPDGRTRLLRRSPHAVAVAEALFVTVLWSSSYVLIRTGLDAIPALTFAGLRYALAATLLWPLLLGREGLSSIRGLSRREWTVLGSLGLTMYAMTQGAQFVALASLRAATVSLALTLTPVAVAAAGIVALGERPTVRQWVGIAVLLVGVGLYLGPVAPSGDRVGLAAAAVALGGNATAALLGRAVNRGGPSPLAVTTLSMSLGGGLLLAVGASVQGVPALSTESWLVVGWLAVVNTAFAFTLWNRTLRTLSAVESSVINNTMLVQVALLGWLFLDEPLSPTAWFGLLVAALGALVVQRR, from the coding sequence GTGAACACCGACGTAGAGACGCCTGACGGTCGGACGCGACTCCTCCGACGCTCCCCGCACGCCGTCGCCGTCGCCGAAGCGCTGTTTGTCACGGTCCTGTGGTCGAGTTCGTACGTACTCATCCGAACCGGTCTCGACGCGATACCGGCGCTCACGTTCGCCGGGCTTCGCTACGCACTGGCCGCGACGCTGTTATGGCCGCTGTTACTCGGACGAGAGGGCCTCTCGTCGATTCGGGGGCTATCCCGTCGAGAGTGGACGGTTCTCGGTTCGCTCGGTCTGACGATGTACGCGATGACGCAGGGTGCGCAGTTCGTCGCGCTCGCGTCGCTGCGCGCGGCAACGGTGAGTCTCGCGCTCACGCTCACTCCCGTCGCCGTCGCCGCCGCTGGCATCGTCGCGCTCGGCGAGCGCCCGACCGTCCGCCAGTGGGTCGGCATCGCCGTCCTCCTCGTCGGCGTCGGACTCTACCTCGGACCGGTCGCCCCGAGCGGCGACAGGGTCGGACTCGCGGCGGCCGCCGTCGCCCTCGGCGGCAACGCAACGGCGGCGCTGCTCGGTCGAGCGGTCAATCGAGGCGGCCCGTCGCCGCTGGCGGTGACGACCCTCTCGATGAGCCTCGGCGGCGGTCTGCTGCTCGCCGTCGGCGCGAGCGTTCAGGGAGTCCCGGCGCTGTCGACGGAGTCGTGGCTCGTCGTCGGGTGGCTCGCGGTCGTTAACACGGCGTTCGCGTTCACCCTCTGGAACCGGACGCTGCGGACGCTCTCGGCCGTCGAGTCGAGCGTCATCAACAACACGATGCTCGTCCAGGTCGCCCTCTTGGGCTGGCTGTTTCTGGACGAACCGCTCTCGCCGACGGCGTGGTTCGGCCTCCTCGTCGCGGCGCTCGGTGCGCTCGTCGTCCAGAGGCGATGA
- a CDS encoding threonine aldolase family protein: protein MIDLRSDTVTKPSEEMREAARDADVGDDVYRDDPTVNELERRAADLVGKEAALYVPSGTMGNQIAVRVHTDRGQELLCDEQAHVVKWELGGIAQLSQLQVRTIDCGDRCVPTPEQIRERYVEEDLHRPGTGLLTLENTHNSRGGVAVPKEHIDAAAEAAHDLGVPVHLDGARVFNAAVSLDEDPRSLVENVDSVMFCLSKGLGAPVGSILAGDEAYIDRARRTRKLLGGGMRQAGIIAAPGLLALENVDRLAEDHENARTLAAGLNELDGLVAPTPDSNIVVVDVADAGLTANEFVDACVNEGVACGAFGETIVRLCTNWDVSAADVEEALDRIATAAESA from the coding sequence ATGATAGACCTCCGCAGCGACACCGTCACGAAGCCGAGCGAGGAGATGCGCGAGGCCGCCCGCGACGCCGACGTCGGCGACGACGTCTACCGCGACGACCCGACCGTCAACGAACTCGAACGCCGCGCTGCCGACCTCGTCGGCAAGGAAGCCGCCCTATACGTCCCCTCGGGGACGATGGGCAACCAGATCGCGGTTCGGGTGCACACCGACCGCGGCCAGGAACTGCTCTGCGACGAACAGGCCCACGTCGTCAAGTGGGAACTCGGCGGCATCGCCCAGCTCTCGCAGCTGCAGGTCCGAACCATCGACTGCGGCGACCGGTGCGTCCCGACGCCCGAACAGATTCGCGAGCGCTACGTCGAGGAGGACCTCCACCGACCCGGGACGGGCCTCCTGACGCTCGAAAACACGCACAACAGCCGCGGGGGCGTCGCCGTCCCCAAAGAGCACATCGACGCCGCGGCGGAAGCCGCCCACGACCTCGGCGTGCCGGTCCATCTCGACGGCGCGCGCGTCTTCAACGCCGCCGTCTCGCTCGACGAAGACCCCAGATCACTAGTCGAGAACGTCGACAGCGTCATGTTCTGTCTCTCGAAGGGACTCGGCGCGCCCGTCGGCTCGATTCTCGCGGGCGACGAGGCGTACATCGACCGCGCGCGCCGCACCCGAAAGCTGCTCGGCGGCGGCATGCGGCAGGCCGGCATCATCGCCGCTCCCGGCCTCCTGGCGCTCGAAAACGTCGACCGTCTCGCAGAGGACCACGAGAACGCCCGGACGCTCGCGGCGGGGCTGAACGAACTCGACGGCCTCGTCGCACCCACGCCCGACTCCAACATCGTCGTCGTCGACGTGGCGGACGCGGGCCTCACCGCGAACGAGTTCGTCGACGCCTGCGTCAACGAGGGCGTCGCCTGCGGCGCGTTCGGCGAGACAATCGTCCGACTCTGTACGAACTGGGACGTCTCCGCGGCCGACGTAGAGGAGGCGCTCGACCGCATCGCCACGGCCGCCGAGTCGGCGTAG
- a CDS encoding GAF domain-containing protein, producing the protein MTPSSPVRVLLVTTDSPHDATVESSLADASGISVRTLRPGDAAASSTAAASSTSSVSSPSMEGDDADCVVVTSPEALSPFVAASSLPVVLCSPLTQTAVDAPERFDGYAAPEAGDLVGQIRWAIRTAGDGRPSALARSTSDARRPSDDHRARIVRFHERTATLIGASTPEELYEWTHAIAEEVLAFDNCYLGVVEGDTFVPVAASEQSPAHRPLPVDHGVMGATYRTGQSFLVDDFHDSDVADPIYDTYRSGISVPFGDVGVFQALAAEPAAFDEVELELAELLMRYAAETLSRIRSETELRRSRRKVARLHEATADLVGCTNESGLYQRAVDAAAEVLDLDTCYVRSVENGRFVVRAVSNPTPGWDIDDVPVDHGVTGQTYLSGESTLVSEMDADDRTDPTSDAYRSALSVPIPDVGVFQALSGSPNAFDDHDLEFAETLVSYVTATRSRIRSERAVRERRETITRLHDGTARLTSAHSRDELYDGVVTVAEEILQFDTCYVAEEEADYLIPRAMSSEAPADGARPMHVSEGVAGRTFTTGESQIIRAVEETPEARPARPEYRSGISVPIGNVGVFQAVSSGPEAFDEADVELAELLIAHVTEVLSTFSAEEELRAERDRLSALFENVPDAAVAYEFVDGEPIVRRVNSAFEEVFGYDADVIVGENVDEYIVADDADAGDPSSAPRLNQQLQDGESLRCECRRLTADGPREFLLHVVPLAIGETNVAGYAIYTDITERTRREKRLARQNEQLEEFAHIVSHDLRNPLSVAVGHLSLARETGSEESFEAVERSLGRMDDLIDDLLSLARAGRTVDERTPLDAATVARSAWRSVETADATLDADGSIPVDANESRLRGLFENLFRNAVEHAGESVSVTVGPTEEGFFVADDGPGVDPEDRERVFEQGFSTGGDGIGVGLHIVRTIAEAHDWSVTVCESHEGGACFHFVTDEANEMRGDDSTDPDHISTEFD; encoded by the coding sequence ATGACGCCTTCTTCGCCCGTCCGTGTTCTGCTCGTCACGACCGACTCGCCGCACGACGCGACGGTCGAATCGAGTCTCGCGGACGCTTCCGGGATCTCGGTCCGGACGCTCCGCCCGGGCGATGCCGCTGCCTCTTCCACCGCTGCCGCCTCCTCTACCTCTTCTGTCTCTTCTCCCTCGATGGAGGGAGACGACGCCGACTGCGTCGTCGTCACTTCTCCCGAAGCGCTCTCTCCGTTCGTCGCGGCGTCGTCGCTACCGGTCGTTCTCTGTTCACCTCTCACACAGACGGCCGTCGACGCCCCCGAGCGGTTCGACGGCTACGCCGCGCCGGAGGCAGGCGACCTCGTCGGACAGATCCGGTGGGCGATTCGAACCGCCGGTGATGGTCGTCCTTCGGCGCTCGCTCGCTCGACCTCCGACGCCCGTCGGCCCTCCGACGACCATCGCGCGCGCATCGTCCGCTTCCACGAGCGGACGGCGACGCTCATCGGCGCGTCCACTCCCGAAGAGCTCTACGAGTGGACACACGCCATCGCCGAGGAGGTGCTGGCGTTCGACAACTGCTACCTCGGCGTCGTGGAAGGCGACACGTTCGTCCCGGTAGCGGCCTCCGAGCAGTCGCCCGCGCACAGACCGCTTCCCGTGGACCACGGCGTGATGGGGGCAACGTACCGAACCGGACAGTCGTTCCTCGTCGACGATTTCCACGACTCGGACGTGGCGGACCCGATCTACGACACCTACCGGTCGGGAATCAGCGTCCCCTTCGGCGACGTCGGCGTGTTTCAGGCGCTGGCGGCCGAGCCGGCGGCCTTCGACGAGGTCGAGCTCGAACTCGCGGAGCTGTTGATGCGCTACGCGGCGGAGACGCTCTCACGCATCCGTTCGGAGACCGAACTGCGCCGGAGCCGGCGGAAAGTCGCGCGGCTCCACGAAGCGACGGCGGATCTCGTCGGCTGTACGAACGAGAGCGGCCTCTATCAGCGCGCCGTCGACGCCGCCGCGGAGGTACTCGACCTCGACACCTGTTACGTCCGCTCCGTAGAGAACGGGCGGTTCGTCGTTCGCGCGGTGTCGAACCCGACGCCCGGATGGGACATCGACGACGTGCCTGTCGACCACGGCGTCACCGGACAGACGTATCTGAGCGGCGAGTCGACGCTCGTCTCCGAGATGGACGCCGACGACCGGACCGACCCGACGAGCGACGCCTACCGGTCGGCGCTGTCGGTCCCGATCCCCGACGTCGGAGTGTTCCAGGCGCTGTCCGGATCGCCGAACGCGTTCGACGACCACGACCTGGAGTTCGCCGAGACACTCGTCTCGTACGTGACGGCGACCCGTTCGCGCATCCGCTCGGAGCGCGCGGTCCGCGAACGCAGAGAGACCATCACCCGCCTGCACGACGGGACCGCTCGGCTCACGTCGGCCCACTCGCGCGACGAGCTCTACGACGGCGTCGTCACGGTAGCGGAGGAGATACTCCAGTTCGACACCTGTTACGTCGCCGAGGAGGAAGCTGACTACCTGATTCCGCGCGCGATGTCGTCGGAAGCGCCCGCCGACGGGGCGCGTCCGATGCACGTCTCCGAGGGCGTCGCCGGACGGACGTTCACGACCGGCGAGTCCCAGATCATCCGGGCGGTCGAGGAGACGCCGGAGGCTCGTCCGGCTCGCCCCGAGTACCGCTCCGGTATCAGCGTCCCCATCGGCAACGTCGGGGTGTTTCAGGCCGTCTCCAGCGGACCGGAGGCGTTCGACGAGGCCGACGTCGAACTCGCCGAACTGCTCATCGCCCACGTGACGGAGGTGCTGTCGACGTTCTCGGCGGAGGAGGAACTGCGCGCCGAGCGCGACCGTCTTAGTGCGCTGTTCGAGAACGTCCCCGACGCCGCCGTCGCCTACGAGTTCGTCGACGGCGAACCCATCGTCCGCCGCGTCAACTCGGCGTTCGAGGAGGTGTTCGGCTACGACGCAGACGTCATCGTCGGCGAGAACGTCGACGAGTACATCGTCGCCGACGACGCGGACGCGGGCGATCCGAGTTCCGCCCCGCGACTCAACCAGCAGCTTCAGGACGGCGAGAGCCTTCGCTGCGAGTGCCGACGGCTCACAGCCGACGGTCCGCGCGAGTTCCTCCTGCACGTCGTCCCGCTGGCCATCGGCGAGACGAACGTCGCCGGTTACGCTATCTACACCGACATCACCGAACGAACCCGTCGCGAGAAGCGTCTCGCCAGACAGAACGAGCAGCTAGAGGAGTTCGCCCACATCGTCTCGCACGACCTCCGCAACCCGCTGTCGGTCGCCGTCGGCCACCTGTCGCTCGCCCGCGAGACCGGTTCGGAGGAGTCGTTCGAGGCGGTCGAGCGGTCGCTCGGTCGGATGGACGACCTCATCGACGACCTGCTCTCGCTGGCGCGGGCGGGCCGAACCGTCGACGAGCGCACACCGCTGGACGCCGCGACGGTCGCACGGAGCGCGTGGCGCAGCGTCGAGACCGCCGACGCCACGCTCGACGCGGACGGCTCGATTCCGGTCGACGCCAACGAGAGCCGACTGCGCGGCCTGTTCGAGAACCTCTTCCGGAACGCCGTCGAACACGCCGGGGAGTCGGTGTCGGTCACCGTCGGACCGACCGAAGAGGGGTTCTTCGTCGCCGACGACGGACCGGGCGTCGACCCCGAGGACCGCGAACGCGTCTTCGAGCAGGGGTTCTCGACCGGCGGCGACGGTATCGGTGTCGGCCTCCACATCGTCCGCACCATCGCCGAGGCGCACGACTGGTCGGTCACCGTCTGTGAGAGTCACGAAGGGGGGGCCTGCTTCCACTTCGTCACCGACGAGGCGAACGAGATGCGCGGGGATGATTCGACGGACCCGGACCACATCTCAACCGAGTTCGACTGA